A single Hippopotamus amphibius kiboko isolate mHipAmp2 chromosome 5, mHipAmp2.hap2, whole genome shotgun sequence DNA region contains:
- the LIPM gene encoding lipase member M isoform X1: MSKILSREWIVSHRNEMWLLILVAHLFQRNVHSGHMPTKAVDPEAFMNVSEIVHHKGYPCEEYEVSTEDGYILSLNRIPQGLVQLRRTGPRPVVLLQHGLLGDASNWISNLPNNSLGFILADAGFDVWLGNSRGNTWSRKHKTLSIDQDEFWAFSYDEMARFDLPAVINFILQKTGQEKIYYVGYSQGTTMGFIAFSTMPELAQKIKMYFALAPIATVKHAKSPGAKFLLLPDMMIKGLFGEKEFLYQTRFLRQFVIYLCSQVIIDQICSNIMLLMGGFNVNNMNMSRANVYVAHNPAGTSVQNILHWSQAVNSGELRAFDWGSKTKNLEKGNQPTPIRYKVRDMAVPTAMWTGGQDWLSNPEDVRTLLSEVTNLIYHKSIPEWAHVDFIWGLDAPQRVYNEIIHLMKQEETSLSQGTISIGL; encoded by the exons atgtCAAAAATCTTGTCAAGAGAGTGGATTGTTTCACACAGAAACGAGATGTGGCTTCTGATTCTGGTGGCGCATTTGTTCCAGAGAAATGTGCATTCAGGACATATGCCAACTAAAGCTGTGGATCCAGAAGCATTCATGAATGTT AGTGAGATCGTCCATCATAAAGGTTATCCCTGTGAGGAGTATGAAGTCTCAACAGAAGATGGGTATATCCTTTCTCTCAACAGGATTCCTCAGGGCCTAGTGCAACTTAGGAGGACAG GTCCCAGGCCTGTGGTGTTACTGCAGCATGGCCTGCTTGGAGATGCTAGCAACTGGATATCCAACCTGCCCAACAACAGCCTGGGCTTCATTCTAGCAGATGCAGGTTTTGACGTGTGGCTGGGAAACAGCAGGGGAAACACCTGGTCTCGGAAACACAAGACCCTTTCCATAGACCAAGATGAGTTCTGGGCTTTCAG TTATGATGAGATGGCTAGGTTTGACCTTCCTGCAGTCATAAACTTTATTTTGCAGAAAACGGGCCAGGAAAAGATCTATTATGTCGGCTATTCACAGGGTACCACTATGG GCTTTATTGCGTTTTCCACCATGCCAGAGCtggctcagaaaataaaaatgtattttgctttAGCACCCATAGCTACTGTCAAACATGCGAAAAGCCCTGGGGCCAAATTTTTGTTGCTGCCAGATATGATGATCAAG GGACTGTTTGGCGAAAAGGAATTTCTCTACCAGACCAGATTTCTCAGACAGTTTGTTATATACCTTTGCAGCCAGGTGATTATTGATCAGATTTGCAGCAACATCATGTTACTGATGGGAGGATTTAATGTGAACAATATGAACATG AGCCGAGCAAATGTGTATGTCGCTCACAATCCTGCCGGAACATCTGTGCAAAATATCCTGCACTGGAGCCAG gcAGTAAATTCTGGGGAACTCCGGGCATTTGACTGGGGCAGTAAGACCAAAAATCTGGAAAAAGGCAATCAG CCAACTCCTATAAGGTACAAAGTTAGAGACATGGCGGTCCCTACAGCAATGTGGACTGGGGGTCAGGACTGGCTTTCGAACCCAGAAGACGTGAGAACACTGCTCTCTGAGGTGACTAACCTCATCTACCATAAGAGCATTCCTGAATGGGCCCATGTGGACTTCATCTGGGGTCTGGATGCTCCTCAACGCGTGTACAATGAAATCATACATCTGATGAAGCAGGAAGAGACCAGCCTTTCCCAGGGAACTATCAGCATCGGCTTGTGA
- the LIPM gene encoding lipase member M isoform X2, giving the protein MSKILSREWIVSHRNEMWLLILVAHLFQRNVHSGHMPTKAVDPEAFMNVSEIVHHKGYPCEEYEVSTEDGYILSLNRIPQGLVQLRRTGPRPVVLLQHGLLGDASNWISNLPNNSLGFILADAGFDVWLGNSRGNTWSRKHKTLSIDQDEFWAFSYDEMARFDLPAVINFILQKTGQEKIYYVGYSQGTTMAPIATVKHAKSPGAKFLLLPDMMIKGLFGEKEFLYQTRFLRQFVIYLCSQVIIDQICSNIMLLMGGFNVNNMNMSRANVYVAHNPAGTSVQNILHWSQAVNSGELRAFDWGSKTKNLEKGNQPTPIRYKVRDMAVPTAMWTGGQDWLSNPEDVRTLLSEVTNLIYHKSIPEWAHVDFIWGLDAPQRVYNEIIHLMKQEETSLSQGTISIGL; this is encoded by the exons atgtCAAAAATCTTGTCAAGAGAGTGGATTGTTTCACACAGAAACGAGATGTGGCTTCTGATTCTGGTGGCGCATTTGTTCCAGAGAAATGTGCATTCAGGACATATGCCAACTAAAGCTGTGGATCCAGAAGCATTCATGAATGTT AGTGAGATCGTCCATCATAAAGGTTATCCCTGTGAGGAGTATGAAGTCTCAACAGAAGATGGGTATATCCTTTCTCTCAACAGGATTCCTCAGGGCCTAGTGCAACTTAGGAGGACAG GTCCCAGGCCTGTGGTGTTACTGCAGCATGGCCTGCTTGGAGATGCTAGCAACTGGATATCCAACCTGCCCAACAACAGCCTGGGCTTCATTCTAGCAGATGCAGGTTTTGACGTGTGGCTGGGAAACAGCAGGGGAAACACCTGGTCTCGGAAACACAAGACCCTTTCCATAGACCAAGATGAGTTCTGGGCTTTCAG TTATGATGAGATGGCTAGGTTTGACCTTCCTGCAGTCATAAACTTTATTTTGCAGAAAACGGGCCAGGAAAAGATCTATTATGTCGGCTATTCACAGGGTACCACTATGG CACCCATAGCTACTGTCAAACATGCGAAAAGCCCTGGGGCCAAATTTTTGTTGCTGCCAGATATGATGATCAAG GGACTGTTTGGCGAAAAGGAATTTCTCTACCAGACCAGATTTCTCAGACAGTTTGTTATATACCTTTGCAGCCAGGTGATTATTGATCAGATTTGCAGCAACATCATGTTACTGATGGGAGGATTTAATGTGAACAATATGAACATG AGCCGAGCAAATGTGTATGTCGCTCACAATCCTGCCGGAACATCTGTGCAAAATATCCTGCACTGGAGCCAG gcAGTAAATTCTGGGGAACTCCGGGCATTTGACTGGGGCAGTAAGACCAAAAATCTGGAAAAAGGCAATCAG CCAACTCCTATAAGGTACAAAGTTAGAGACATGGCGGTCCCTACAGCAATGTGGACTGGGGGTCAGGACTGGCTTTCGAACCCAGAAGACGTGAGAACACTGCTCTCTGAGGTGACTAACCTCATCTACCATAAGAGCATTCCTGAATGGGCCCATGTGGACTTCATCTGGGGTCTGGATGCTCCTCAACGCGTGTACAATGAAATCATACATCTGATGAAGCAGGAAGAGACCAGCCTTTCCCAGGGAACTATCAGCATCGGCTTGTGA